The window TCAACCCCATGCTCCATCCCGGGGAGCAACTGACTTGTTTAGGTTTCTACCAAAAAAGCCTAGCCAGAAAAGCCTAGCCATTCATGGAGGCATTTCAAGGGACTTAGCAGGCAGGAGACCTGGAGGCCCTAAAGAGCTGGGAGAAGGAGGGACTTCCAGAATTTGCCATCTGCCTGCGACAGGACTTGTGACAGGGCTCAGAATCCTTATTTTACCTAGTCAAGACCAGGTGTGGAAGGGAGATGACAGGCCATCGGTTCATCTCCAGACTCCTGGTGCAGGGCTCCCGTCCATGATTCCATGCTGCCCCGGGGGATCACTGTGTCTTTGAGAGCATGCGTTCTGCATCTCACACAGCCAGGCAATGCTCACTCTCACCTGCTGGCTCATCAAAGGACAGGGAAGGCGACGTTGGAAGCAAACTCATGATGGGCAGGGGGCGCCTTTGTCTGGCTGAGAACTCCCTGGGGGCAGGTTCCCTGCTTAGGCTCCAGATGACCAAAGGGTTCTGGAAGACTCAAGATACTTGGAGATCTGAAGCATGGCAAGCCAGGCACTGGCTATCAGGACATCCCtgacagaaggagagaggcaaAAATCCTCGACCGGGTCAGGTCATTTCCCACTTCTTttcacatggaattttttttttttcataagagcACTTGACTAAGGAACACCAATATTcattcacacacaaacacacccaatGAGAGGAAGTCCAGGAAGGATGTAGAAAATAATTATGGAATGTTGCCCTCAGCAGCAATAAGACAGGATATGGCAAATCCATTAGACTTTGCTAGACTCAAAAAAGTTAGACTGGCTTGGCAGAGGTGCTATCCCCAGCACTAATTATTGCATAATAATCCATTAAATCTTTTCTCCATGTGCCTACCGTTCCAGCAAGCTCCCCAGACCCTACGGCCTAACCATTCCATAATTTGATTTTCTGTCAAGTTCTAAGGACCATGACAAAAGCAGgccagggcggggtggggggtggcagggacaATGTACTTTTTGCCTAACTCTGGAAGGAGGCACAGGGTGACCATGAACCTTTagcaagtgttaaaaaaaaaccaaacaaatatttACCTACAAAATTGACCAAGTTTATTCGTTTATTCTGTCTGACTGAATACAAGGCACATAAAAAGCTGAATGAAATGTCGCCAAGATTAACGAGTTGTTGTCTCCAGCCAAGAAGGGGAGAGCAGGAGACAGCCGTTTTCACACGActggggtatttttaaaaaatgcaaaagaccggggacctgggtggctcagtcgttaagcgtctgccttcggctcaggtcatgatcccagggttctaggattgagtcccacatcaggctccctgctcggcgggaagcccgcttctccctctcccactccccatgcttgtgttcctgctctcgctatctgctatctctctgtcaaataaataaataaaatcttaaagaaaaaaaatgcaaaagaccaCCTTTCTCTTCCACAGgaaaaggattattttattaagtattttaaaacaactacTTAACATTGACtcatagataaaaatatttacaatttcaCACCTTCAGGAAGGCTCCAAAATATAAACACTGTACCTCTCcctagagaaaaaaattcttcttctCTTCAAAAACAGGAATACAttcatttttctcactttgtaGATCAAGtaattatacaaataaacatCTGAAACATTTCCTGTTTAAtatacttatataatatatatttataacagttTTACAAATAAAGGCAATGactttataccaaaataaaaacaggaaaagaaaaagttaaaacacCATCGGCGATCAAGCATAGTGCATTTTGAAAAGCTGGTGCAGGGCTAGCTGGACAAGTCAGAAAACAAGTACTCTGGaccaaaaataaaacttctttgaAGGAGACAGAATCCTTTTTAGCAATAAGGACACTCCCTATGCCGTCGGGCGAGGGGCATTAGCCTGCAGAAAGGATCTTGCTGTGCCAAGAGCTGGTTAGGCCTGTAAGCTAAGCTTGGTTAAAAGGAGTTTTAGGATAGAACTGAAAACCGAGTCTAGCTCTGCTTGTCGAAGGTAGCAATTTGTTACTTGGCTTTACGCATTTTGGGGGTGAGTGGAACTTAGGCACCTGCATCTCTCAGACCCTGCTTTGGTTCCCGGGACAGCAAGATTGTTTTCTAGGTGAGACTTAGAAACAGGTGCCATAGGGCCCAGGGACGTCTCCCTCATTCCTGGCAGCTCAGCTTTACCAGGGGGCCCTTTTCAGTTCCTTATTAAGCTAATCACTACAAAAGCCTGAGCAGGAACTACATTCTCTTTATTCatcagaggcagggggtggggagcagacctGTGGCGATCTCCCTAAACCACTACCATGCTATGCCTGCGTCTGCTACCTCACCACTTAGCAGAAAGCTCAGTGTGGCTGCCCTCTCCCCGTGTGGTGAGTCACGGCAACAATAAAAGGGAGAAGGGTGGGGTCATAAGAGCTGGCTGGGAACAGCGCTCTGGAAAGCCCTCTTTTGAAAGTACCTTTTTCTCAAAGCCACAGACCCGGCTCCCAAAATGAAGACTGACTCACAGACCAAGACTTTGAAGCTTTTGAAAATCCAGCTGATTTGTCTGTATCTGAGGGGGCTATTCTCTGGGTGGGGGAAAGCCCAGAGATCTGCTACAATCCCCCCTAAATCTCCTGACGTCAGGCAATCCTTCATATCTTCCCTACGCCAGAAGGAGCTTTCATGTCCTATACCAACACACCATAatgcgtgtgcgcgcacacacacgcaccccaaATCTTCTCTCCGTGCCTCAGATTATCTCAGCATACACACTAGAGCAATCTTGCTGCAgtcacactttctttttttggggggggggagtagggaggaaggaaagcagagcaGCAGGGTCCCCTAGTCTTTGGTTTCTAAGTTTAAAGGGGGGATCTGCTTCAAAGCTTGGAGCAGGGCAGAAGAGTCGATGGCCGGATGTGCTGGCAAGGGAGAAGGGAGTCTCTGGGGCATGAGCAAGGGGGCTGAGATCTTGTCTGGGTTCATGAAGCTGGTGAGGGCTGCTGCGGAGGCGTTGAGGCCCGGGTATAACACGGGGACGGAGGTGGGATACCAGCACTTCTCCAGCATGGGCAAGTAGGCAGTTGCTGACGGCGGGATCAGATAGAAAGGCAGACAGAAGGGAGGTTGGTGTGGGTGTGGGCCCAGGAACGGGGAGCTGATCAGGTCACTGCCAGTGAAGTGGCCTTCATCATCGGAGAGCTGCATTCTGCTCTTTTTTGTTGGGGGTTCTTCCGATTCTTGCTTAATAACACCGATCCTTTCTCCCATGGTGAACCTGCGTCCATGATCGCTTTTGAAATACTGCTGCTCACCACGCAAGTCACCCTTCTCGGATTCTCCTCCATAGCCACTGTCTGTGTCCGTGTCACTGCCACTTTGCTCCCCACTCGAGTGCGCGAAAGTCCGCTGGATGACCGGCACACAGTTTTTCCCAGGGCCTTCAGAGCCTTTGGCCAGGGAGCTGGGTTTCTCCTTGAAGTCCATGGCTTTGGGAGCTGGGTCTGACGGTTTCCTGGAGGTACCCCCCTGCAGCAGCTCTGAGACCACACGGTGAAGGTGGGTGACTAGCTGCGAAGACTTCAGGTCCCGAGTGTTCTCATGCTTGGCCAGGTACTGAAGCACCTCCCGGGCACACGTCTGGAAACCTGAGCAGAACATCTCTTGACCTGCTTCAACATTTCTCCCCGACAGCTCACCTGGATCGACACAGATCCAAAGGAAGACATTTCAGAAGGCCCTGTGGTTCACCTGGATACCTACACCTCAAAGACTGGAAGCTTTCCTCTCTGTTATTAGCACTCACTGATTTGTGTTCCTAACTCCAAAAGTAATATGATCAGAAAAAATTTGGGTTATACTGAAAAGTACAAATAATAGAACAAAAATAATCCATTATCCTACCACTCAGAGGTAAAATATGAGTTGTAAGGGTTGCATAATATCCCATCACAGAAACAGAACATAATTAATAGCGATGGGACTATTTTTCCTCTTGTTGAATCGATAGCTTGTTCCTGAGTTTTCATTATACATGACACAGCAGTGAACATCCTCGTATGTTTATAACTAGAGTTGATTTATAGAACATCAGTCTTACCAGAGCAAGATCGGACAGAGACCAGTCATAGAATGAGATAAAGAATGAGGAAACGATGTCACCCAAGTAAGCTTATTTTCGATTAAAAAAGTTGCAGTTGTGCTGCAATCTTTAAATTTCAAAGCTATTTCTAAGCCTTTTCCATGTATTCTATCCACAAGCCCCGAGAAATCAGGTATGATCATCTTCCTATTTTCAATGAAGAAACTGGCAGAAGCACCTGCTAGGTTTTTGTGATTCTCATCATACTAGTCTTGGAAAGAAGGGCAAGAAGAATGGAATGAGGGAGTGGGTAGAAGAATTTCTTCCCGGTCTGTACAGTATTATTTGGAAGGGGTGAAACTAGAAGGTTACAAGCTGACTGTGATTCTCTGGAAGTTGGTAGAAACTAATGATGAAACTTCAGTGGTTTCATTAGATTGTGCAACTCACCAAGATACCTAGTGGCTATTCAGGGAACCACATGAAATGCAGGAAAAGCTCCTGCTGTCATCCTGCCAGGATCATACCACACACAGAGTGATAAGGAAgtagagaaacaggaaaacacTGGGGCATACCCATGATTTATTCTCCAATGAAAGAGGACTAAGAAGACCAACTGTAAAACACCCACGATACAAATTATAGGTGTCTTGGCATTTTAAACAGGAGGGGGAAAATGTCCCAGAACCCAGAAACCCTTAAACCAAAATGCCACGGAAATATTTTACCACTTGACTAATACGTATTCATGCCAGGTGGCATACAGCAGCATTCCGAATGAAAAGTCTGACCTTTTAGGAAAGATAAAATGACATCTCCCCCAATGAATGTGCATAAGCAATTTGTTGTAGGAATGTTCCTTATACCAGATGTTGAGCCCACAGGCTATTTGTGCTACAACTCTTAGGTGATGATAACCAGACTCGGGCACTCACCAGCTTGTAAACCGCTCTGCAGGGCAATGATTTTCTGCTGCTGCTGGTCAATTAGGTTTGTTAGTGCTTTCACATGCTTCAAGGTAAGTTCCAGAACCACTGCTTTTTCCAAGTGACCCAAAGTCTGGAATAAAAAGAGCCTTAGTCAACAGTGAGCTCAGAGAAGTCCCACCTCTGGGACACTTATTAGCAATGGGAAATatctctaaaggaaaaaaaaaatatgagcctTTCCTGGTTGACTACATTTAGTTTTAAGTTTGgagatgatgtttttaaaaagtgtgtgtatgtatacatacatgcacacagttctgattaaagaataaaaaatgagcgTCACTTATCTTTGGAGGCATTTGGGAAGAGGCAGCTACATCAGGAGAAAGCTCTGACAGATAAATTTCTCCAGCAGCCGCAGCTGACCTTAACTCAGGGGAATCCGGAGATAACATTTCTCTGCAGTGGTGTCAACCTGAGGAGGGACTTCTACTGTGTCTGGCAGCCAAGAGGCTTCCCCTAGCTTCTTTCCTGACACCCTTTCATAACTTTCAGCTCATCCAGGCTTTTTACTTCCTCctcaaatactattttttttttcctttcccaaccAAAGGCTGCCAAAGCCAGTAAGCTGTTGGCTACCGCCAAGAAAGGACAGGACATAAAAATCACGCACCCAAACAagtcctctttatttttaaaaagggggagggCGAGAGAAAGGGGGTAAATAAAATCTGCGTGTTCCTTGGTTTACCCAAGTCAGCAAAACTAAAGAACCCTGAAAATCACCAGAAAGGAAAGGCTTAAACTCTTGAAAACGAAGTCTAGTTGGTGTTGGAGCCAACTTGGAGAAGTCCAAGCGGTTCTCACCTCATTTGCATGAGGCTGCCAGAAAAATCCCCGGGCTGGGGAAGGGTACCCCAAAACTGCCACCCGCAGGCAAGCTCTTGAGCCGCGCATCTGGTCTGCAGTTCCCCGTGGGGCCTGCAGGCGGCGAATGACCCCCGCCCGCTCTCTGGGCAGAAGAGCTGGCTTGGAGAGGGGCCAGATTCTCACTTA of the Halichoerus grypus chromosome 1, mHalGry1.hap1.1, whole genome shotgun sequence genome contains:
- the BHLHE40 gene encoding class E basic helix-loop-helix protein 40, producing the protein MERIPSAQPPPACLPKAPGLEPGDLPGMDFAHMYQVYKSRRGIKRSEDSKETYKLPHRLIEKKRRDRINECIAQLKDLLPEHLKLTTLGHLEKAVVLELTLKHVKALTNLIDQQQQKIIALQSGLQAGELSGRNVEAGQEMFCSGFQTCAREVLQYLAKHENTRDLKSSQLVTHLHRVVSELLQGGTSRKPSDPAPKAMDFKEKPSSLAKGSEGPGKNCVPVIQRTFAHSSGEQSGSDTDTDSGYGGESEKGDLRGEQQYFKSDHGRRFTMGERIGVIKQESEEPPTKKSRMQLSDDEGHFTGSDLISSPFLGPHPHQPPFCLPFYLIPPSATAYLPMLEKCWYPTSVPVLYPGLNASAAALTSFMNPDKISAPLLMPQRLPSPLPAHPAIDSSALLQALKQIPPLNLETKD